In one Cloacibacillus porcorum genomic region, the following are encoded:
- a CDS encoding alanine/glycine:cation symporter family protein yields MLALVENTLSTLVDILWGPSLLISLIGTGIWFTLITKFWPVRYFGKAMRQCLNMDKDTSLSKAPGIVTPYQAASIAIAGAIGTGNIGGVASAIALGGPGVLFWMWVTAIVGMATKLVEITLAVYYRDKKVNGDTWGGPTFYMEKGIGKKTKLWIPLAWTFGLGIMIQYFISLENFTVSEALTEAFGINQIYTSLFYGFMCAIVVIGGFKKVAGFAAKMLPLMSILYVAAGLFIIAINVHKLPDVFALIIAKAFTPCAAIGGFAGASLLLAIRTGISRSLFSNEAGWGASPMAHASAKTNHPVEQGLWGIFEVFVDTMVICTITALVILVTGEWSSGEAGATLTMRSFRSGMGPMGFYFVAFVAFLFSWTTSTSWSSYFQTLLEHAFRSKPKVAAKIDRLMRMCYVLPGILSTIFIVNIGIKTEIVWLVSDIATSLPTYVNLFAILFLTKKFLAILKDYEGKRVLWGKEIFYKYDKEI; encoded by the coding sequence ATGCTGGCTTTAGTTGAAAACACGCTTAGTACTTTAGTGGATATTTTATGGGGGCCGTCGCTTCTGATAAGCTTGATTGGAACAGGAATATGGTTTACTTTGATCACCAAATTCTGGCCTGTAAGATATTTCGGTAAAGCTATGAGACAATGCCTTAATATGGATAAAGATACGTCGTTATCAAAGGCTCCCGGGATCGTCACTCCCTATCAGGCGGCAAGCATCGCGATTGCCGGGGCGATCGGTACGGGAAATATCGGTGGCGTCGCGAGCGCCATTGCTCTTGGCGGCCCTGGGGTGCTCTTCTGGATGTGGGTGACGGCCATTGTTGGAATGGCTACAAAATTGGTGGAGATCACGCTTGCTGTCTATTATCGCGATAAGAAGGTTAACGGCGATACATGGGGCGGTCCGACCTTTTATATGGAAAAGGGGATTGGTAAGAAGACAAAGCTCTGGATACCCTTGGCATGGACCTTTGGGCTGGGGATAATGATCCAGTACTTTATCTCTCTTGAGAATTTTACCGTTTCCGAAGCTCTCACTGAGGCATTCGGTATTAATCAGATATACACCTCGCTTTTTTATGGATTTATGTGTGCGATAGTTGTTATTGGCGGTTTTAAAAAGGTTGCTGGTTTTGCCGCCAAGATGCTGCCGCTGATGTCCATCCTTTATGTGGCGGCTGGGTTGTTCATAATAGCGATAAATGTTCATAAGCTGCCGGATGTTTTTGCTCTGATCATAGCCAAGGCTTTCACACCATGCGCTGCGATAGGTGGCTTTGCCGGAGCATCTTTGCTGCTTGCGATACGTACAGGTATCTCGCGCAGCCTCTTTAGCAACGAAGCGGGATGGGGCGCGAGCCCTATGGCCCATGCCTCTGCAAAGACGAATCACCCAGTGGAACAGGGGTTGTGGGGGATATTTGAGGTTTTTGTCGATACAATGGTAATCTGCACTATAACAGCCTTGGTCATTCTCGTTACCGGTGAATGGTCGAGCGGCGAAGCTGGCGCTACATTGACAATGAGATCTTTCCGTTCCGGCATGGGACCTATGGGATTCTATTTTGTGGCTTTCGTAGCCTTCCTATTTTCGTGGACCACCTCGACAAGCTGGTCTAGCTATTTCCAAACGCTTCTGGAACACGCGTTCCGTTCAAAGCCGAAAGTTGCCGCTAAAATAGACAGGCTTATGAGAATGTGCTATGTACTGCCGGGAATTCTAAGTACGATATTTATTGTAAATATAGGAATAAAGACGGAGATTGTTTGGTTAGTTTCAGATATAGCTACCTCTCTTCCAACCTATGTAAATCTTTTTGCAATATTGTTTCTCACGAAAAAATTCCTTGCAATTCTCAAGGATTATGAAGGAAAACGTGTTCTTTGGGGAAAAGAGATTTTCTACAAATATGACAAAGAAATATAA
- a CDS encoding 6-pyruvoyl trahydropterin synthase family protein, producing MKSIAKLDLQYAHRFYGFKGEAQYLHGHTGILTIEVEGSVNPGVNMVFPCNEIQKTAWDVLKNFDHALILREDDPLLPAVLDVYEKQGIRNGAPSNTMKGPAFKTELATAYPECRLVVTKETMTVEGMIKIVYDLLKDKLNIVKLTFSSGVNEASEEYEPHLNVDRCPLCGIALDENGVCPKCGYRKA from the coding sequence ATGAAAAGCATTGCGAAACTTGACCTGCAGTACGCGCACAGATTCTACGGATTTAAGGGCGAAGCCCAGTATCTTCACGGACATACCGGCATCCTGACTATCGAGGTGGAGGGTTCCGTCAATCCCGGTGTGAATATGGTTTTCCCCTGCAACGAAATCCAGAAAACTGCCTGGGATGTTCTGAAAAATTTTGACCACGCCCTGATCCTGCGGGAAGACGATCCTTTGCTGCCAGCCGTCCTGGACGTTTATGAGAAGCAGGGCATCAGGAACGGCGCGCCAAGCAATACCATGAAGGGTCCTGCCTTTAAGACCGAGCTGGCGACAGCCTATCCAGAGTGTCGGCTCGTCGTCACGAAGGAAACGATGACCGTCGAGGGAATGATCAAGATCGTTTACGATCTGCTGAAGGATAAGCTGAACATCGTCAAGCTGACCTTCTCCAGCGGCGTCAACGAGGCTTCGGAAGAGTACGAACCGCATCTGAACGTAGACCGTTGCCCGCTCTGCGGCATCGCGCTGGACGAAAACGGCGTATGCCCCAAGTGCGGGTACAGGAAGGCATAA
- the surE gene encoding 5'/3'-nucleotidase SurE, which yields MKKILITNDDGIFAEGIQTLAKAFHAAGYEVLAVAPDRERSASGHSMTMDRPLQIKKIENKMLADGFTAYSCDGTPTDCVIMGIDVLHFVPDLVLSGINCGPNLGDDLTYSGTACAAMEGLIFGYPSVAVSLVCGSTSPEKHFDTAAETALQTARWLAGHPLPEGVMYNVNVPNERLADIAGVRLTRKGKRRYHDKITVVRTPFGGEAYWVGGSIHDELHEDTDVWAVAHKYVSVTPVHLEMTSFDSYNAAKETAIEAEIYRGMKSE from the coding sequence ATGAAAAAGATACTTATAACGAACGACGACGGGATCTTCGCCGAGGGCATCCAGACGCTTGCGAAGGCCTTTCACGCCGCTGGTTACGAAGTGCTCGCCGTCGCCCCCGACCGGGAACGCAGCGCCTCTGGCCATTCGATGACTATGGACAGGCCGCTGCAGATCAAAAAGATAGAGAATAAGATGCTCGCGGACGGCTTCACCGCCTACTCCTGCGACGGCACGCCCACGGACTGCGTGATCATGGGCATCGACGTGCTCCATTTCGTCCCCGACCTCGTCCTTTCAGGCATCAACTGCGGGCCGAACCTCGGCGACGACCTTACCTATTCCGGAACGGCCTGCGCCGCGATGGAGGGGCTCATTTTCGGCTATCCGTCGGTGGCCGTCTCGCTTGTCTGCGGTTCAACTTCGCCGGAAAAACATTTTGACACCGCCGCCGAGACCGCGCTTCAGACGGCGCGCTGGCTCGCCGGCCATCCGCTGCCCGAGGGCGTCATGTACAACGTCAACGTTCCCAACGAAAGGCTGGCAGATATCGCCGGCGTGCGCCTCACCCGTAAGGGAAAACGCCGCTATCATGACAAGATAACGGTCGTCAGGACGCCCTTTGGAGGGGAGGCCTACTGGGTCGGCGGCAGCATCCACGACGAGCTGCACGAAGACACCGACGTCTGGGCCGTCGCGCATAAATACGTCTCCGTCACCCCCGTGCATCTTGAGATGACCTCCTTTGACTCTTACAACGCCGCGAAAGAGACAGCAATAGAGGCGGAGATATACCGGGGAATGAAGTCTGAATAA
- a CDS encoding saccharopine dehydrogenase family protein — MKILITGAGMIGSIVAMELCRENDVTLFDGSDAALKRVSSKEMNIELIQGSVFDEKKLEGLISTSDVVVIALPGNLAVSVAESALKQRKAVFDISSIPNDVLLGKIRELADENKTLYVPKIGIAPGMTNFLTGRGCVGLDFVKDVKIYVGGIPQKKESPMGYKTVFCLEETLQEYLDPAMVIENGNKKYVEAMSCLHNVDFEGLEGLEAFLTDGLATLAETIPAENMSEFTIRWPGHIQQIKNLIALGMFDKNEDDFEGMKITPREYLISHLAPLWKMEPAKGDKDLTLFRIVVKGTKDGAEVESKWETVDRYDEERNITSMGKCTAFSCTSFIRAWMKSLFNNNGFVFPEKLSVNDSLYRYVMESMAYHGVHFTEQHTTLKRY, encoded by the coding sequence ATGAAGATATTGATTACTGGAGCAGGGATGATCGGTTCTATCGTCGCTATGGAATTATGCAGGGAAAACGACGTAACGCTTTTCGACGGGAGTGACGCGGCTCTGAAAAGAGTCAGTTCAAAAGAAATGAACATAGAACTGATACAAGGTTCTGTCTTTGATGAAAAAAAGCTAGAGGGATTGATTTCAACTAGTGATGTGGTTGTGATTGCCCTACCGGGTAATTTGGCTGTCAGCGTCGCTGAATCTGCGCTGAAACAGCGAAAGGCTGTTTTTGATATAAGCTCTATACCGAACGATGTCCTGCTTGGCAAAATCAGAGAGCTTGCGGATGAGAATAAAACCCTTTATGTGCCTAAAATTGGTATAGCCCCAGGCATGACCAATTTTCTTACTGGCCGTGGGTGTGTTGGCCTCGACTTTGTGAAAGATGTAAAGATATATGTCGGTGGTATTCCGCAGAAAAAAGAGTCTCCAATGGGGTATAAGACGGTGTTTTGCCTCGAGGAAACGCTGCAGGAATATCTTGATCCGGCGATGGTGATAGAGAATGGTAATAAAAAATATGTTGAGGCGATGTCTTGCTTACACAATGTTGATTTTGAAGGGCTTGAAGGTTTGGAGGCCTTTCTTACGGATGGTCTTGCCACATTGGCAGAAACGATACCGGCGGAAAATATGTCTGAATTTACCATTCGCTGGCCTGGTCATATTCAACAGATAAAGAACCTGATCGCGCTCGGAATGTTCGACAAGAACGAAGATGATTTCGAAGGAATGAAGATAACCCCGAGGGAATATCTTATCAGCCATCTAGCTCCTCTTTGGAAGATGGAGCCGGCTAAAGGAGATAAAGATCTCACTCTCTTCCGTATCGTTGTAAAGGGTACAAAAGACGGGGCAGAAGTTGAGTCTAAGTGGGAGACTGTTGATAGATACGACGAAGAGAGGAATATCACCTCGATGGGGAAGTGCACCGCTTTTAGTTGTACATCGTTTATCAGAGCTTGGATGAAATCTCTCTTTAACAACAATGGTTTTGTATTCCCGGAAAAATTATCGGTAAATGATTCTCTTTATCGTTATGTTATGGAATCGATGGCTTATCACGGAGTGCATTTTACAGAGCAGCACACAACTTTGAAACGATACTGA
- the thiD gene encoding bifunctional hydroxymethylpyrimidine kinase/phosphomethylpyrimidine kinase, whose protein sequence is MKYGIYRGIAMTVAGSDSGGGAGIQADLKTFAALKVFGTSAITALTVQNSLGVTGIHNAPPEIIKAQILAVGSDFLLGAVKTGMLGNRGTIRAVAEGLSELGIKKIVVDPVMVAQSGDSLLAADAVDAVKEIIVPLALIVTPNLPEAEKLTGMKIESVEEMTAAAREIAKLGCGAVLVKGGHLAGEPEIITDVLLADGKISLLQDRRIETTANHGTGCTLSSAIAAELAAGLGLEEAVARARQYLRAGLHYGVTAGHGAGCLGHAVTMPWTEIVHG, encoded by the coding sequence ATGAAATATGGGATATACCGCGGAATAGCGATGACCGTCGCGGGAAGCGACTCCGGCGGCGGCGCGGGGATTCAGGCCGATCTAAAGACCTTCGCGGCTCTGAAGGTATTCGGAACCTCGGCGATAACGGCGCTCACCGTGCAAAATTCTCTCGGGGTGACCGGCATCCATAACGCGCCGCCGGAGATAATCAAGGCGCAGATACTAGCCGTGGGCAGCGACTTCCTGCTCGGCGCGGTTAAGACGGGGATGCTCGGCAACCGCGGGACGATCAGGGCCGTCGCCGAGGGGCTGTCGGAGCTGGGAATAAAAAAGATCGTCGTCGATCCGGTGATGGTGGCCCAGAGCGGGGATTCCCTGCTCGCCGCCGACGCCGTCGATGCGGTGAAGGAGATCATCGTGCCGCTGGCGTTGATAGTCACCCCCAACCTCCCGGAGGCCGAAAAGCTGACGGGGATGAAGATAGAGAGCGTCGAGGAGATGACGGCCGCGGCGCGCGAGATCGCGAAGCTCGGCTGCGGCGCGGTGCTCGTCAAGGGCGGCCATCTCGCGGGCGAGCCGGAGATCATCACGGACGTGCTGCTCGCGGACGGCAAAATCTCGCTGCTGCAGGACAGAAGGATTGAGACGACGGCAAACCACGGCACCGGCTGCACTCTGAGCTCGGCAATCGCCGCGGAGCTTGCCGCCGGTCTCGGACTTGAGGAGGCGGTGGCACGCGCGCGGCAGTACCTACGGGCGGGACTTCACTACGGGGTGACGGCGGGGCACGGCGCGGGCTGCCTCGGACACGCCGTCACCATGCCGTGGACCGAGATCGTTCATGGCTAG
- a CDS encoding argininosuccinate synthase: MMAPEKKGKVVLAYSGGLDTSVAIPWLHDQGYEVVTLTMHVGQQADDLEEIKAKAYSSGASKAYVVDLREAFIDTFVWPSLKANAVYQGVYPLNSALSRPMIAQALIWCAEKEGAVAVAHGCTGKGQDQVRIEVACNALNPDIEVLAPVRDWGFSREEEMDYAAAHNVPVPTTRKSPYSIDDNLWGRSIECGILEDPWNEPPKDAYKLTVDPVDAPDEEVTVEITFECGVPVAINGQKMGSIELIDFMNKTAGKAGYGRIDMVEDRLVGFKSREVYECPGALAIIHAHKKLETITLAKDVLKTKKELEVKFAELTYEGYWFSPLMEAIQAFMDSTQKSVNGTVRMKFYKGNCIVNGMKSDSSVYSKALATYSTGDIFDQSASVGFIKIWGMPIKTWRQTHKEKNINPIDSLVMQKGKDATK, encoded by the coding sequence ATGATGGCACCGGAAAAAAAGGGAAAAGTAGTATTGGCTTACAGCGGCGGACTCGACACATCGGTGGCGATCCCCTGGCTTCATGATCAGGGATATGAGGTAGTCACGCTCACAATGCATGTCGGACAGCAGGCGGACGACCTGGAGGAGATAAAGGCGAAGGCCTACTCGTCCGGCGCTTCTAAAGCCTATGTCGTGGACCTCCGCGAGGCGTTCATCGATACATTTGTCTGGCCGTCGCTCAAGGCGAACGCCGTATACCAGGGAGTCTACCCGCTCAACTCGGCGCTCTCTCGTCCGATGATCGCCCAGGCGCTCATCTGGTGCGCCGAGAAGGAGGGCGCGGTCGCCGTCGCCCACGGCTGCACCGGCAAGGGACAGGACCAGGTGCGTATCGAGGTCGCCTGTAACGCCCTGAATCCCGATATCGAAGTCCTCGCGCCCGTCCGCGACTGGGGCTTCTCACGCGAAGAGGAGATGGACTACGCCGCGGCGCACAACGTTCCCGTCCCTACGACGAGAAAGAGCCCCTACAGCATCGACGACAACCTCTGGGGCCGCTCCATTGAGTGCGGCATCCTCGAAGATCCGTGGAACGAGCCGCCGAAAGACGCCTACAAACTGACCGTCGACCCCGTGGACGCTCCCGACGAGGAGGTCACGGTCGAGATAACGTTTGAGTGCGGCGTTCCCGTGGCGATCAACGGGCAGAAGATGGGCTCCATCGAACTGATCGACTTCATGAACAAGACGGCCGGCAAGGCCGGATACGGAAGAATCGATATGGTAGAAGACCGCCTCGTCGGCTTCAAGAGCCGCGAAGTCTACGAATGCCCCGGCGCTCTCGCGATCATTCACGCGCACAAAAAGCTGGAGACGATCACCCTCGCCAAGGACGTGCTAAAGACCAAAAAAGAGCTGGAGGTCAAGTTCGCCGAACTCACCTACGAGGGTTACTGGTTCTCGCCGCTCATGGAGGCGATACAGGCCTTCATGGACTCGACGCAAAAGTCCGTCAACGGCACCGTGAGGATGAAGTTCTACAAGGGCAACTGCATCGTCAACGGCATGAAGTCCGACAGCTCCGTCTACAGCAAGGCGCTCGCCACCTACTCAACGGGAGATATCTTCGACCAGTCGGCCTCCGTCGGCTTCATCAAGATCTGGGGCATGCCGATCAAGACCTGGCGTCAGACCCACAAGGAAAAGAACATCAACCCGATAGACAGCCTCGTGATGCAGAAGGGCAAAGACGCGACCAAATAA
- a CDS encoding Fur family transcriptional regulator, translated as MDQQKIEEFQAICRRNGWKCTSQRLAVYEFVHENYTHPGVDDVWRNVRQNLPAVTRESVYRILNEFAERGIIQRLDHIDSARYDCQTGPQGHFICEICGGITDFAFPEGAFPSADMAGGEVRHVELRLSGICGKCRQAMEMEEKAR; from the coding sequence ATGGATCAGCAAAAGATCGAGGAATTTCAGGCAATATGCAGACGGAACGGATGGAAATGTACTTCACAGCGGCTCGCGGTTTATGAATTTGTACATGAAAACTATACGCATCCCGGAGTGGATGACGTGTGGAGAAATGTCAGGCAAAATTTGCCGGCAGTGACCAGAGAGAGCGTTTACCGGATATTGAACGAATTCGCGGAGCGCGGGATCATTCAGCGTCTGGACCATATCGACAGTGCGCGTTACGACTGTCAGACGGGGCCGCAGGGACACTTTATCTGCGAGATCTGCGGCGGGATAACAGATTTCGCCTTCCCGGAAGGGGCGTTTCCCTCCGCGGATATGGCCGGCGGAGAGGTGCGTCACGTCGAGCTCAGGCTCAGCGGTATCTGCGGCAAATGCAGACAGGCCATGGAAATGGAAGAAAAGGCAAGATAA
- a CDS encoding site-2 protease family protein, with amino-acid sequence MLGNLFSAEGISELLLSLPAVLWAITFHEYCHGLAAKMLGDTTAERAGRLSLNPLDHLDPLGALCLLLFRFGWAKPVPIDTRYFKHPKRDIIIVSLAGVAGNMLTAFFCAQLVRFVPGLFVSWGARQFILLMIYINLGLAAFNLIPIPPLDGSRILYVLLPYQWMKYYYWLERYGMFVIVGLLVLGVFPYIMRPIMALLFSILLI; translated from the coding sequence ATGCTGGGAAATCTATTTTCTGCCGAGGGAATATCGGAGCTGCTTTTAAGCCTGCCCGCTGTCCTCTGGGCCATCACCTTTCACGAATATTGCCATGGCCTCGCCGCCAAGATGCTGGGCGACACCACGGCTGAGCGCGCGGGGCGGCTCTCACTGAACCCGCTGGACCATTTGGACCCGCTGGGCGCGCTCTGCCTGCTGCTCTTCCGCTTCGGCTGGGCAAAGCCGGTGCCGATAGACACGCGCTACTTCAAGCATCCCAAACGCGACATCATCATCGTAAGCCTTGCGGGCGTCGCCGGCAATATGCTGACGGCCTTCTTCTGCGCGCAGCTCGTGCGTTTTGTCCCCGGACTCTTCGTCAGTTGGGGGGCGCGGCAGTTCATCCTGCTGATGATCTATATCAACCTCGGCCTGGCGGCCTTCAACCTCATCCCGATACCGCCGCTCGACGGGTCGCGCATACTCTACGTCCTGCTGCCCTACCAGTGGATGAAATACTACTACTGGCTTGAGCGCTACGGCATGTTCGTCATCGTCGGCCTGCTGGTGCTGGGAGTATTCCCCTATATCATGCGCCCGATCATGGCCCTGCTTTTCAGCATATTACTGATATAG
- a CDS encoding hydroxyethylthiazole kinase yields the protein MARPLVYQITNGVSAQLQADCVALLGGASIMSRQIAEAGEIASSCDALLINIGTPPDDALALYRAAASAAAKNNVPIVIDLVGYGFSKYRTDIADTLLAEFRFSVIKGNEAEIGALGGSGAAPRGVSCDTAVNGAARLVEACAEKYGCTVYSTGETDNISDGRDSFVIDGGSPLLRGTSGIGCALGSVTALYCAGEGPLEAARRALRLFRRASAEAAADAEGPYSFRIKFMDMLAEYGSILLDEVK from the coding sequence ATGGCTAGGCCTCTCGTCTACCAGATAACGAACGGCGTCTCCGCGCAGCTCCAGGCGGACTGCGTCGCGCTGCTCGGCGGCGCTTCGATAATGTCGCGTCAGATCGCGGAGGCGGGAGAGATCGCCTCCTCCTGCGACGCGCTGCTGATCAACATCGGCACGCCGCCTGACGACGCCCTTGCGCTCTACCGCGCGGCGGCCTCCGCGGCGGCAAAAAACAACGTGCCGATAGTGATAGACCTCGTCGGCTACGGATTCTCAAAATACCGCACGGATATCGCCGACACGCTGCTCGCCGAATTCCGCTTCTCCGTGATAAAGGGCAACGAGGCGGAGATCGGCGCCCTCGGCGGCAGCGGCGCGGCTCCGCGCGGCGTCTCCTGCGACACGGCGGTAAACGGCGCGGCGCGGCTCGTCGAAGCGTGCGCGGAAAAATACGGCTGCACCGTCTACAGCACCGGAGAGACGGACAACATATCAGACGGAAGAGACAGCTTCGTCATTGACGGAGGCTCGCCGCTGCTGCGTGGCACCAGCGGGATCGGCTGCGCGCTCGGCAGCGTGACGGCGCTCTACTGCGCGGGGGAAGGGCCGCTGGAGGCGGCGCGGCGCGCACTGAGGCTCTTCCGCCGCGCGTCGGCGGAGGCCGCGGCGGATGCGGAGGGCCCCTATTCTTTCAGAATAAAATTCATGGACATGCTTGCCGAATACGGCTCTATATTACTGGATGAGGTGAAATGA
- the thiT gene encoding energy-coupled thiamine transporter ThiT, with protein sequence MKIPLRILVEGALSIALAVVLSYFKLFSMPQGGSVSLTLLPLLIFAFRNGWRYGIFVGAVTGLLRLMLGGYVVHPLQALLDYPVASGLIGIAGFFQREKWLGVVSACFANFAAAVLSGVVFFASYAPEGTNIWLYSILYNGSSVLPETAILMALVYIIMPRLEKFR encoded by the coding sequence ATGAAAATACCGCTTAGAATACTTGTCGAGGGGGCCCTCTCCATCGCTCTTGCCGTGGTGCTCTCCTATTTCAAACTTTTCTCGATGCCGCAGGGCGGGTCCGTGAGCCTCACGCTGCTGCCGCTGCTGATTTTCGCGTTCAGGAACGGCTGGCGCTACGGAATATTCGTCGGCGCGGTCACGGGGCTTCTGCGTCTTATGCTCGGCGGCTACGTGGTGCATCCGCTACAGGCGCTGCTTGACTATCCCGTTGCCAGCGGGCTGATCGGGATCGCGGGATTCTTCCAGCGGGAAAAATGGCTCGGCGTGGTCAGCGCCTGTTTTGCGAACTTTGCCGCGGCGGTGCTCTCGGGCGTCGTGTTTTTCGCCTCGTACGCGCCGGAGGGGACCAATATCTGGCTCTACTCAATACTCTACAACGGGAGCAGCGTGCTTCCCGAGACTGCCATTCTGATGGCGCTCGTATATATAATAATGCCGAGGCTGGAAAAATTCAGATAA
- a CDS encoding thiamine diphosphokinase — MKTIRLPQVTIEQDNRTETDSALMVLGGREPSPLWLSELAFRGEVWAVDRGIEACRRAGIIPRRLIGDCDSASAESWRWAEDNGVPAERYQSDKDLTDFQLALDIFREKNKDRVKKIFLTGAWGGRFDHLWSLILSFLNFSSPHVPFCIADEREGLVLMEGPAEAAFTFARRPKALSLLSFSDICAGVSIAGVRWPLNEVVLRLGFPYAISNRLDGGQRVRAGCESGLLGFYWVWDEA; from the coding sequence ATGAAGACGATAAGACTGCCGCAGGTGACGATAGAGCAGGATAATAGGACGGAAACGGATTCCGCGCTGATGGTGCTTGGCGGCAGGGAGCCTTCGCCCCTTTGGCTCTCGGAGCTTGCCTTCCGCGGCGAGGTGTGGGCGGTCGACCGGGGGATAGAGGCCTGCCGCCGCGCGGGGATCATCCCGCGGCGTCTTATCGGCGACTGCGACAGCGCCTCCGCCGAAAGCTGGCGCTGGGCGGAGGATAACGGCGTTCCCGCAGAGAGGTATCAGAGCGACAAAGACCTGACCGATTTTCAGCTGGCGCTCGATATCTTCCGCGAAAAAAATAAAGATCGGGTAAAAAAAATATTTTTAACGGGCGCCTGGGGCGGCAGATTTGACCATTTATGGAGCCTGATTCTCTCTTTTTTGAACTTTTCCTCTCCGCACGTTCCATTTTGCATCGCCGACGAGAGGGAGGGGCTGGTCCTCATGGAGGGACCCGCGGAGGCGGCCTTCACCTTTGCGCGGAGGCCGAAGGCGCTCTCGCTCTTATCTTTTTCCGATATCTGTGCCGGCGTATCGATCGCCGGCGTCCGCTGGCCCCTTAACGAGGTAGTGCTCCGCCTCGGCTTTCCCTACGCGATAAGCAACCGACTTGACGGCGGTCAGCGCGTGCGTGCCGGCTGCGAAAGCGGCCTGCTCGGTTTTTACTGGGTATGGGACGAAGCGTAA